In Pseudonocardia sp. DSM 110487, the sequence CGGGCACGAGCGCTTCGCGGTGGTCGGGCACGACCGGGGCGCGCGCGTGACGCACCGGATGGCGCTCGACTCGCCGGACGCCGTCACGCGGCTGGCAGTGCTCGACATCCTGCCGACGCTGCACGTCTACACCCACGTCGACCGCCAGCTGGCCACGGCCTACTACCACTGGTTCCTCTACATCCAGCCCTTCGACGTCCCGGAACGGCTCATCGCGGGCGACCCCATCGGCTACCTGCACACCATCCTGGGCAGGTTCGGCGGCCGGGTGGACGCGTTCGCCCCGGAGGCGGTGGCCGAGTACGAACGCGTCTTCGCCGACCCCGACGCGCGCCACGCCATGATGGAGGACTACCGGGCAGGCGCCTCGATCGATCTCGAGCACGACCGCGCCGACGCCGGACGCCGGCTGGAGGCGCCGCTGCTCGCGATGTGGGGCACGCGGGGCGTCGTCGGACGCGGCCCGGACAACCCGGTCGCGGTGTGGCGCGAGCACGCCACCGACGTGTCCGGGGTGGGGCTCGACGCGGGCCACTACCTCGTGGAGGAGCGGCCGGACGAGGCGCTCGCCGCCATCGAACGATTCCTGGACGCGTGATGGACGACCTCGTCACACGGCTCGCCCGGCTGCAGGTCTCGTCGCTGTCGGACGCCGACAAGACGCTGCCGGTCTGCGACCCGGCGATCCACGCGCTGATCCCCGATGTCACGCTGGTGGGCACCGCGTTCACCGTCCGCGCCGACGGCGACTTGCTCGGCATGATCGACGCGATCGGCCGAGCTGAGCCGGGCACCGTGCTGGTGGTGGCCACGGACGGGCGGCCGCTCGCCGCGTCCGGGGAGCTGTTCGCCACCGAGGGCCGCAGGCGCGGGCTCGCCGGCATCGTCGTCGACGGGTTCTGCCGCGACCTCCGCGGGATCCGCCGGGTCGGACTCCCGGTGTACGCCCGCGGCACGACGCCGGCCGCGGGCCCCGCGCTCGGGCCCGCTGTCGTCCAGGAACCGGTGCCGTTCGGCGGGATCGAGGTGCGGCCGGGCGACCTCGTCTTCGGCGACGACGACGGCCTGCTCATCGCGCCGCCCGAGCGCATCGCGGCCGCAGTGGACCGGGCGGAGGAGATCGAGCGCGTCGAGGCGGAGGTGGCGGCCGCGATGCGCGGTGGCCGCAGCCTGCACGAGCTGACGAATGCCCCCGAACACCTCCGCGCGATCGCCGCGGGCGAGCCGAGCACGTTCCGCTTCCAGCCCTGACCGACGGTGGCCGAGCAGTCTGGTCGCTGGGCTCGGGAGGCGTCGGGTTTCGCGCCG encodes:
- a CDS encoding alpha/beta fold hydrolase; amino-acid sequence: MFEGFERVRVDTGEATINAVHGGTGPPVLLLHGFPQTSAMWHRVAPALARRHTVVAADLRGYGDSARPPAGADHAAYSFRAMAADQVALMRSLGHERFAVVGHDRGARVTHRMALDSPDAVTRLAVLDILPTLHVYTHVDRQLATAYYHWFLYIQPFDVPERLIAGDPIGYLHTILGRFGGRVDAFAPEAVAEYERVFADPDARHAMMEDYRAGASIDLEHDRADAGRRLEAPLLAMWGTRGVVGRGPDNPVAVWREHATDVSGVGLDAGHYLVEERPDEALAAIERFLDA
- a CDS encoding RraA family protein yields the protein MDDLVTRLARLQVSSLSDADKTLPVCDPAIHALIPDVTLVGTAFTVRADGDLLGMIDAIGRAEPGTVLVVATDGRPLAASGELFATEGRRRGLAGIVVDGFCRDLRGIRRVGLPVYARGTTPAAGPALGPAVVQEPVPFGGIEVRPGDLVFGDDDGLLIAPPERIAAAVDRAEEIERVEAEVAAAMRGGRSLHELTNAPEHLRAIAAGEPSTFRFQP